One segment of Brevinematales bacterium DNA contains the following:
- a CDS encoding arsenate reductase ArsC: MEKIRILFVCTHNAARSQMAEAYVNSLGGDKYFAESAGIEPGSGLNPYVVRVMAEEGIDISHNSVDKAFDFFREGRRYHYVVTVCDESQQEQCPVFPGTLMRMHWGFPDPSKFTGTDDVIMELTRKVRDQIKAKVQSFLEHPDFKGEVKF; encoded by the coding sequence ATGGAAAAAATAAGGATACTTTTCGTATGCACGCATAATGCCGCCCGAAGCCAGATGGCTGAGGCGTATGTCAACAGTCTCGGCGGGGATAAATATTTCGCAGAGAGCGCGGGGATCGAACCCGGATCGGGGCTGAACCCGTATGTGGTACGTGTGATGGCCGAGGAAGGTATAGATATATCGCATAACAGCGTCGATAAGGCGTTCGACTTCTTCCGCGAGGGACGCAGGTATCATTACGTGGTGACTGTTTGCGACGAATCCCAGCAGGAACAGTGCCCGGTATTCCCCGGGACGCTGATGCGGATGCATTGGGGATTCCCCGACCCGTCGAAATTCACCGGCACGGACGATGTGATCATGGAACTGACGCGGAAGGTGCGTGACCAGATCAAAGCGAAGGTGCAATCGTTCCTGGAACACCCCGACTTCAAGGGCGAAGTGAAGTTCTGA